The stretch of DNA CCTTCATTTCAGCTTCTCTCCCTGCCTTAGCTCTCGCCTCCCAAAGTACAGTAACGTAACGGTTCTTTGTATCGTTCATGCGAATTCCTCCTGATTTATATAGACTTCGTATTTTTTGCTTTATCATTTTCTCAAAATGGATATCACCTATTTATGCATGAAATTCTGGTGTATCAATGGCTTAGCTTAATGCTGTTATAAGCGTCCAAAAGAACGATTAAAGCCTTGGCCCGCAAGAACATCTTGACGAACCACATCTAGACGACGTGTTTGGTATTCACCCAAAGCTTTTGTTATCGAATTTGGATACTGTTTAATGGAGTCCATAATGGCAACCGTATCATCAAGTGAGTCATTAAAGCCTGCGCCCGTCATTGGTGACATGGTACGAGCTGCGTCGCCGACCA from Paenibacillus sp. CAA11 encodes:
- a CDS encoding FAD-dependent oxidoreductase, which translates into the protein MPQNKFELAPVNEYIPNILSKGRITMVGDAARTMSPMTGAGFNDSLDDTVAIMDSIKQYPNSITKALGEYQTRRLDVVRQDVLAGQGFNRSFGRL